AAACCGGAGCTTTCTTTTATGTTCTCTCGTTAAATTACACTAACtgatgaatattttttgaaaaaaaaaaactcaaatacaCAGGTTTGTGAAGGGATACGTGAGTTGCTCCAGCTTCCAGAAGAGCTAGCTTACTAAGATGTATACGTCTTAAATTGAGAGAGGGAATTGTTCAAATTTACTGTCCAAGGAATGGAGATATATTTTGTTGAGATACAGTAACATGGACATTTATAATTTGTAGTAtgtctttttttccttttagtaTAGAACAAGAAAGCTTTTAGTCATCGAGTTAGGCCGAATGTGTATTTCTTATCATAATgccaaatatttatttatgatattagaGACAAATTTATTTCAACTCGTAATTTATTGATGTTGGACctcattatatattattcattTTAATGGTTGAATTAGATTAAAGGTTCTATCTTGTTTCATATGGGTGTATTGTATCATGAGatcaaattcaattttgaggTTAAATTGTGAATTCTTCTCATTCTCTCTTCTAGAAAGAAGATCCAAAACCAATAGAAGAGTTGTATAGTACCTGcataattgtattatttttataatgtattatattgttttaatgaatataACGTTTGGATAAATTGTATCGTTCTCCTTCATTACATAATGTAACGCATCAACAATTTGAATAATAAATCTGCAAGAAAAGTAGGGTACGTGATAGAGCTACTGTAAAAAAAGCagggtaaaaataaaatatgattaataaataaataagtaaagataaaatgagaagaaaatagtACGGTAACAATGCAATCTCATCAAATCTGttattacataaaataaattttttttgttgttctaACAATAAATCGAAACGATacgatataataaaatttaagtaataattaaaataaacatGACATTTAAATTAACAATACACTTCAGCGGGTAACAACCATTCAAACAAGGTGTAGGTACGGTGTTTTGTTTATATACCATGTTACACACAAAAtagaatattaaataattaatatagagATAAACTAATACACAAATATCTATATTCGATGTTACTAATAACTGCATAACTCAACAATAACACTTACTCTAACATttggaaaaaggaaaaacaaacatattttcttttttagtctGTTTCAAAAATAGTaatgtttttcttcttttgataatattttaattttaattttccaGGTGACATATTTAATGCTGCaaaatttaaagatattttgatacatttgacataactttactttaggaccataaaattgaaaatcttaattattttcttaggctttgtattaattcaaattagatcattcttttttaaaggaacctaataaaaatttaatttagaaTGTTTTATGTACAAGTGGTACCCTTTACAAGGGTGAGGAATGGAATGGACTTGACATTCGCGCTAAAAACCCGATCGATTTCGGCGCCAATTCCAGATTTCTGCAGAAGCTCTTCTTCAACACCATTCTTGTGCCGCTGCAAATTTGTTCCTCTCCTCTGCCATACAGTGGTAAAGTTCCATTCTTTCCTTCAAAAACCCTATACCCATTTCCTTCATCGGCGATCTCTTTCTGTAAGTTTCTTATTTATCTTTAGGAGTACAGGAAAACCCTAACCTTAGGGAGTGTGAATGGTTTTTGATGTGGGTTTTACAATGGTTTTTGAATTCTTCGTGTTCTTTTTGTTGCGATATTGGATATTAAGTTTATTTTGTTTAACAGATCTGTATTAGAGTAATCTTAGCGAGTGTGAATGGAGTCGGTATTGGGAATTCATAAGGGGGATTCGATTAGTTCAGGATTGAggagttattgttgttgttctcttATATAAACAAAGGGAAAAAGTGAAAGGGGTGTAAAAGACGGAATTTTTATTATCAGATTACGACTTTTCAGTAATTGCGGTGTAAAATTTAGTTAATGGGGTTCAATTTCATGAACTTCTAAATATGATGAGTGCCTATTTAATGTATATCATCATATTGAGACTTTTAACAGTTGGGGTTTAATTTCTACAAGATGTTTGGAGTCTAGAGATGTACTTGTGGCCAACATTtaaggacatgtatgatggagcctAAACTAAGGTTATGAGAATTCATAAGGGCAATTCAATTAGTTTAGGATTGAGGAGTTTTTGTTCTCTTATATGAcaaggaaaaaaagagaaagggtTGTAAAAGATGGAGTTTTTATCATCAGATTGTGACTTTTCAGTTATTGCAGTGTAAGATTTAGTTATTGGGGTtcaatttcaagaatttgatGAACTCTTAAATATGATGACTTCTTATTCAATGTTTTTTATCATCAAATTGTGACTTTTCAGCAGTTGGGTTTTACAATGCTTTGTGAATTGTGTCGGCTTGTGCTGCATATCGTAACTTCAATTTCTACAGCTTTCTAAATGGGTTGCAATAGTAGTTCGGAATTAAGGTTTAGTCATGTTGGTGTACTTGCACAAAGTCCAAGTCTTATTAGTTTCTTAAGGGATTTGTATATCCTTGGAGAATGTAGAAACCTCTAGTGTTAGAGAGCTATTACTCGAGTGGAATGGAACTGAACCAAATGGAATGGATATTAAGGATTCACTTCAATTCTAACTAGTTTAGGATTGAGGAGTTGTTGCTGTCTTCTTACAGAATAAGGATGCAATAGGATAGGACCGTAAAAGATGGATTTTTTATTGCCAGATTGTGCTTTTCAACAATTGGGGTGTAAGGTCTAGTTAATGGGGTTATATTTCAATAATTTCATGAATGCTTAAATACGTTGACTGCCTATTCAGCGGTCTTATGAAACCTCGAGTTTTCATCAATGTAGGTAGGCATTGGCCGTTTAACTCCCTGGAAGCCGTGAAGCTTTTCTGGAGGCTGATGGAATTGTTTTCTGTGTTTAATTTTACTCTGATTTTGTTCAAGGCAGGATGAAGTCCTAGATCAATTTTCCTTTCAAAAGTATCAATAGACCTACTGCATACTTGTGTCGTTTTATGTGTAGAATGAAGATTGTTGCTGCTTATTAAAAACTTGGCAGTGTGCAAGAATACTGAGGATAGAGTTGTTATATTGCTTTGTGAATGTGTTGGTGTAGTAACTTTTAAAGGTTCATGCTGGTTTTACATTCGTGTCAAGTGCTTGATCGGGACTTTGGTTCACAAAATATCTGTACTGCTTCCATCCCAGCTCAACGGATTCTCTCTAAAATTTCATTATCTCCATCAGACTAGCTAACCTTCATTCTGCAAGTTGCTAGGACATTTAAATTGCAGAGGTATAAATACTTGGGAGGAAATTGAGGACAAGGGTACATTTGGATTGGCATGCAGTTTCTTACTTCATTCCAAGTTTAAGTCTTCCTTCTCTATTCTTTTGTTTCAGGACATAGAAATGAGTTGCTTTTACTTGTAGCTAAATCAATACTGACTTTAGGTCCTATGTTTTCTATGAGATTTTTTGCCCTATTAGAGCCTTTTAGCTGAAGAGTACTTTTTCACTTGCCTACATATTGGAGAATTTTCACTTTCTATGTCAAAGTAGCTGGCATAGCTTAATgcaatttcttcattttaactACTCTCACATCTTTAGCCACTAATTGCAAAATAGAAACCATATAAAAAACAGCAAGACGAATTGTTCCAAATGCTTCCTTTGTGTTTGTACATATCTAATTTCCTTGTTGACTAAAAATTGTAGGATTTAAGATCTGCTAGCTGTAACAATGTCGTCTTCATATCTACCTGCAACCACAGATTCACTAGCTCAGGCTTCTGAGGCTACAACCCCATCTGAGGCTATCTCCATTCTCTACCGCATCCTTGAGAACCCTTCATCATCTTCCGGGGCCCTAAGGATCAAAGAGCAGGCAATCTTCAATCTCTCTGACCTCCTAAGTCAAGAGAAGAGGGCTGAGGATCTCCAAAAGCTTCTCGTCCAGTTGCGGCCCTTCTTCTCTTTAATACCCAAGGCAAAAACAGCCAAAATTGTTAATAAAGGAATTGTCGATGCAGTGGCTAAAATAACGGGTACATCTGACCTTCAGATTACACTTTGCAAAGATATAGTGCAGTGGGCCCGTTCGGAGAAACGAACTTTCCTTCGTCAGCGGGTTGAGGCAAAACTTGCTGCTCTTTTGATGGAAAACAAAGAGTATTCTGAAGCGTTGACACTCCTTTCAGGGCTGATCAAGGAGGTGAGAAGATTGGATGACAAGCTGCTTCTTGTCGAGATTGACTTACTGGAGAGCCAGCTCCATTTCTCTTTGAGAAATCTTCCCAAAGCCAAGGCTGCACTTACAGCTGCTCGAACAGCAGCCAATGCTATTTATGTCCCTCCAGCTCAGCAAGGTGCCATTGATTTGCAGAGTGGGATACTTCATGCAGAAGAGAAAGATTATAAAACTGCTTACAGCTATTTCTACGAGGCATTTGAAGCATTTAATGCCCTTGAAAATCCCCAGGCCTTATACAGTCTCAAGTATATGTTGCTGTGCAAAATCATGGTCAGCCAGGCTGATGATGTTGCAGGAATAATATCAACCAAGGTTGGATTGAATTATCAGGGGCCAGAAGTTGATGCAATGAAAGCTGTTGCTGATGCTCACTCCAAGCGATCTTTGAAGTTCTTTGAGACTGCTCTTCGCAACTTTAAGGCTCAGCTGGATGAAGATCCTATCGTCCATAGACACCTCTCTTCGCTCTATGACACTTTAATGGAGCAGAACCTTTGCAGGTTGATCGAGCCTTTCTCAAGAGTCGAGATTGCTCATATTGCTGAGTTGATCGAGTTGCCACCTGACCATGTTGAGAAGAAGTTATCTCAAATGATATTAGATAAGAAGTTTGCTGGAACTCTGGACCAGGGTGCTGGATGCCTTGTAATTTTTGAGGACCCTAAGCAAGACGCAATTTACCCGGCTACATTGGAAACCATTTCAAATATGGGGAAGGTTGTCGACAGTCTGTTTGTAAGATCTTCAAAGATAGTGGCTTGAGATTCAGATCCTCCATCTATGACTTGTATTTCCTGAGCTGCAGGCAGATACTGCTTTAAGCTTCAGCGCGTTTTGTTGTGATTTATGCTTCATTTCTAAGTACACTTGAACTTGGTATAATCCTTACATGGCTGGAGTTACCAAGGAGCGAGTTCAACTAAATTTCTTAGATGTTTTGATGACTGTATTTATCATCAGTGGTATGAGATGATTGAACTATTTAGTTATAAGCGTTCTCTTATGGtgattgtttctttttttttatatctgtCTTAATTGTTGACTTGAATACTGTTATGAAGGcctatttttattgtttggTCTTTCAACTTTTTGGGGTTAATTTAGGATGAGTTATCTCATATTTGGTTAGGATAAAATTGCAGGATAACTTGCCGCGCAGTTGGTTATCTTAGAATTGTAGTGTTATTTATATCCACAATGAGGGTGGGATAACTAAGCACGGGATGATTAATCCTTAATAACTTGTTTTTCAACCAAACGAGCTTTATTTTAACTTGAAAAACTTTGTAGCATGTTATTTACCTTATTTTGCGGATCAGCTATCTCACTTAATAAAAGTTAGTACTTGTAGTTTACTTTTTAGATAGCAATGAACAAGGATTGTGCAGAGTGATGAGtatttctttatctttaatTAGATGTCTAAGGTTCAAGTTACTCTGGGCTTGAAATCTTTTTTGTTAGAGAGTGTTTTACTCCTTATgtacaaatatttaaaaaatatttagcaaaaagcaaaaaaaaaagtacaaatAAAAATCCAACCTTTTATTAACACAACAAGTTTAATTGCTGTGTACACGATAGCTGACGTGCAATTGTGCTACTCCCCCATTTCCTTCATCGACGATTTCTCTCGAAGAATCTCTTGACATAACTTTACTTTAGGACCATAAGATTAAAAatcttaattattttcttaaattttatatcaattcAAAATAGATGATTGTTTAAATTTTTTAGACGAACCTAATAAAAATTTAGAATGTTTTATGTACAAGTGGTACCCTTTACAAGGGTGAGGAATGGAATGGACTTGGCATTCGCGCTAAAAACCCGACCGATTTCGGCGCCAATTCTAGATTTCTGCTCTTCTTCGACACCATTCTTGTGCCGCTGCAAATTTGTTCCTCTCCTCTGCCATACAGTGGTAAAGTTCCATTCTTTCCTTCAAAAACCCTATACCCATTTCTTTCGTTGGCGATCTCTCTCGGCGATCTCTTTCTCCGGCGAAGTCTTTGTGTAAGTTTCTTATTTATCTCTTTAGGAGTACAGGAAAAACCTAACCTTAGGGAGTACGAACTTCGATGTGGGTTTTACATCTCTCTCGGCGATCTCTTTCTCCGGCGAAGTCTTTGTGTAAGTTTCTTATTTATCTCTTTAGGAGTACAGGAAAAACCTAACCTTAGGGAGTACGAACTTCGATGTGGGTTTTACAATGGTTTTTGAATTCTTCGTGTTCTTTTTGTTGCGATATTGGATATTAAGTTTATTTTGTTTAACAGATCTGTATTAGAGTAATCTTAGCGAGTGTGAATGGAGTCGGTATTGGGAATTCATAAGGGGGATTCGATTAGTTCAGGATTGAGGAgttattgttgtttttctcttatATAAACAAAGGGAAAAAGTGAAAGGGGTGTAAAAGATGGAATTTTTATTATCAGATTACGACTTTTCAGTAATTGCGGTGTAAAATTTAGTTAATGGGGTTCAATTTCATGAGCTTGTAAATATGATGAGTGCCTATTTAATGTAAATCATCATATTGTGACTTTTAAACAGTTGGGGTTTAATTTCTACAAGATGTTTGGAGTCTAGAGATGTACTTGTGGCCAACATTtaaggacatgtatgatggagcctAAACTCAGGTTATGAGAATTCATAAGGGCAATTCAATTAGTTTAGGATTGAGGAGTTTTTGTTCTCTTATATGAcaaggaaaaaaagagaaagggtTGTAAAAGATGGAGTTTTTATCATCAGATTGTGACTTTTCAGTTATTGCGGTGTAAGATTTAGTTATTGGGGTtcaatttcaagaatttgatGAACTCTTAAATATGATGACTGCTTATTCAATGTTTTTTATCATCAAATTGTGACTTTTCAGCAGTTGGGTTTTACAATGCTTTGTGAATTGTGTCGGTTTGTGCTTCATATCGTAACTTCAATTTCTACAGCTTTCTAAATGTGTTCCAATAGTAGTTCGGAATTAAGGTTTAGTCATGTTGGTGTACTTGCACAAAGTCCAAGTCTTATTAGTTTCTTAAGGGATTTGTATATCCTTGGAGAATGTAGAAACCTCTAGTGTTAGAGAGCTATTACTCGAGTGGAATGGAACTGAACCAAATGGAATGGATATTAAGGATTCACTTCAATTCTAACTAGTTTAGGATTGAGGAGTTGTTGCTGTCTTCTTACAGAATAAGGATGCAATAGGATAGGACCGTAAAAGATGAATTTTTTATCGCCAGATTGTGCTTTTCAACAATTGGGGTGTAAGGTCTAGTTAATGGGGTTATATTTCAATAATTTCATGAATGCTTAAATACATTGACTGCCTATTCAGCGGTCTTATGAAACCTCGAGTTTTCATCAATGTAGGTAGGCATTGGCCATTTAACTCCTCGGAAGCTGTGAAGCTTTTCTGGAGGCTGATGGAATTGTTGATTGTTTTTTGTGTTTAATTTTACTCTGATTTTGTTCAAGGCAGGATGAAGTCCTAGATCAATTTTCCTTTCAAAAGTATCAATAGACCTACTGCATACTTGTGTCGTTTTATGTGTAGAATGAAGATTGTTGCTGCTTATTAAAAACTTGGCAGTGTGCAAGAATACTGAGGATAGAGTTGTTATATTTCTTTGTGAATGTGTTGGTGTAGTAACTTTTAAAGGTTCATGCTGGTTTTACATTCGTGTCAAGTGCTTGATCGGGACTTTGGTTCACAAAATATCTGTACTGCTTCCATCCCAGCTCAACGGATTCTCTCTAAAATTTCATTATCTCCATCAGACTAGCTAACCTTCATTCTGCAAGTTGCTAAGACAATGAAATTGCAGAGGTATAAATACCTGGGAAGAAATTAAGGACAAGTACTTCATTCCAAGTTTAAGTCTTCCTTCTCTATTCTTTTGTTTCAGGACATAGAAATGGGTTGCTTTTACTTGTAGCTAAATCAATACTGACTTTAGGTCCTATGTTTTCTATGAGCTCTTTTCCCCTATTAGAGCCTTTTAGCTGAAGAGTACTTTTGCACTTGCTTACATATTGGAGAATTTTCGCTTTCTATGTCAAAGTAGCTGGCATAGCTTAATGCAGTTTCTTCATTTAAACTTCTCTCACATCTT
This Solanum dulcamara chromosome 1, daSolDulc1.2, whole genome shotgun sequence DNA region includes the following protein-coding sequences:
- the LOC129869772 gene encoding 26S proteasome non-ATPase regulatory subunit 11 homolog, with protein sequence MSSSYLPATTDSLAQASEATTPSEAISILYRILENPSSSSGALRIKEQAIFNLSDLLSQEKRAEDLQKLLVQLRPFFSLIPKAKTAKIVNKGIVDAVAKITGTSDLQITLCKDIVQWARSEKRTFLRQRVEAKLAALLMENKEYSEALTLLSGLIKEVRRLDDKLLLVEIDLLESQLHFSLRNLPKAKAALTAARTAANAIYVPPAQQGAIDLQSGILHAEEKDYKTAYSYFYEAFEAFNALENPQALYSLKYMLLCKIMVSQADDVAGIISTKVGLNYQGPEVDAMKAVADAHSKRSLKFFETALRNFKAQLDEDPIVHRHLSSLYDTLMEQNLCRLIEPFSRVEIAHIAELIELPPDHVEKKLSQMILDKKFAGTLDQGAGCLVIFEDPKQDAIYPATLETISNMGKVVDSLFVRSSKIVA